A genome region from Flavobacterium sp. CFS9 includes the following:
- a CDS encoding Pycsar system effector family protein, with the protein MKEKIEHVKFIINRFDTYMESTQTKSNLYLALNTAILGGIITLAASSKPQDVTSFSVFVLGSIAFLAVASITITLIAITPYLVSASEKSESVIFFQDVRNTTFDEYVDRIKDMSDKNFLKDLSCQAYSLAGGLQSKYKKLFYAGRLIIIEFILLLVYAITLVTNII; encoded by the coding sequence ATGAAAGAAAAAATAGAACATGTGAAATTTATAATTAATCGTTTTGATACCTACATGGAAAGTACCCAAACTAAAAGCAATCTATATCTTGCGCTAAATACAGCCATACTTGGAGGTATTATTACTTTGGCTGCTTCCAGTAAACCTCAAGACGTTACTTCTTTTTCAGTATTTGTATTAGGAAGCATAGCATTTCTTGCTGTCGCAAGTATTACAATAACACTTATTGCCATTACTCCTTATTTAGTAAGCGCGTCAGAAAAGAGCGAGTCGGTTATTTTTTTTCAGGATGTAAGGAACACCACGTTTGATGAATATGTGGATAGAATTAAGGATATGTCAGATAAGAATTTCCTAAAGGATCTTTCTTGCCAGGCATATAGTTTAGCAGGAGGGCTACAATCAAAATATAAAAAACTTTTTTATGCCGGAAGATTAATCATAATTGAATTTATTCTTCTATTAGTTTATGCAATAACACTAGTAACGAACATTATATAA
- a CDS encoding adenylate/guanylate cyclase domain-containing protein — protein MEPFLEYQNIIEKALNRNEIRKSLNESITFSDQSRAAVLGKYTMSDYISNRSQLSLSTDLAAIAKNMGAIPRSNQVIGHHPDFMYLKGTSNTEKHYIISSFIDIKGSTNLFKKYDEETNMIITNTIQLAAINVCQVFGGFVQRIQGDGLFVYFGGKNIDKNKATQHCLTALSLFSYFVKNDLKRIFEQHGIERIYTKIGIDFGNDDKVLWGVAGTDQTSEIATYSLHTSLAAKMQAYAGSNEIIVGQNVKDKAQFEDKFYSVVVEKRYIFSDPENSFFYTQYVFDWIKYLKSSPYIATSVSGDITIKPQISNVPNIAFLREAVGENKPYAKIKNR, from the coding sequence ATGGAACCATTTTTAGAATATCAAAACATTATCGAGAAAGCTCTTAACAGAAACGAGATTCGCAAGAGCTTAAATGAATCAATTACATTTTCAGACCAATCCAGAGCTGCAGTTTTAGGGAAATATACCATGAGTGATTATATCTCAAATCGGTCACAATTATCTCTTTCAACCGATTTAGCAGCAATTGCAAAAAATATGGGCGCAATTCCCCGAAGTAATCAAGTAATCGGCCATCATCCGGACTTTATGTATTTAAAAGGGACATCTAATACTGAGAAACATTATATTATTTCATCATTTATTGATATAAAGGGGTCGACCAATCTTTTTAAGAAATATGATGAGGAAACCAATATGATCATTACCAACACTATTCAGTTGGCGGCCATAAATGTTTGTCAGGTTTTTGGAGGATTTGTCCAAAGAATACAGGGAGATGGGTTGTTTGTTTATTTTGGAGGTAAAAATATCGATAAGAATAAAGCAACTCAGCATTGTCTTACAGCTCTTAGTTTGTTTAGTTATTTTGTAAAAAATGACTTAAAAAGAATATTTGAACAACACGGAATTGAAAGGATATATACAAAGATCGGAATTGATTTCGGAAATGACGATAAGGTGTTATGGGGCGTTGCTGGTACAGATCAGACCAGTGAAATTGCTACCTATAGTTTACATACCAGTTTAGCAGCTAAAATGCAGGCTTATGCAGGTAGTAATGAGATAATTGTGGGACAAAATGTAAAAGATAAAGCGCAATTTGAGGATAAATTTTATTCTGTTGTAGTGGAGAAACGTTATATATTTTCCGATCCTGAAAATAGCTTTTTTTATACTCAGTATGTTTTTGACTGGATTAAATATCTTAAATCATCCCCATATATAGCGACATCAGTTTCAGGTGATATTACAATTAAGCCTCAGATATCAAATGTTCCAAATATTGCTTTTTTAAGAGAAGCAGTTGGAGAAAACAAACCATATGCAAAGATCAAAAATAGATAA
- a CDS encoding YecA family protein: protein MQRSKIDNDLEEVLEMFPKMKLTVENKFKVLSGEVDIFDSANIYVESFNIKVIVPPRYPYQFPRLFEIGNKFEHVPDRHVSEDGSCCVCSLQEENLVAQRGMTIKNFFLKYVLPYLANQLYFDSQGRWANGDFDHGDMGIFQYYSELLKLGNVTEVIEFLALFNVTKLYRNDVCFCGSGKKLKRCHEDAYQVFKGLSKKRRETDLFELRSLVKKMSKKIKEEEL, encoded by the coding sequence ATGCAAAGATCAAAAATAGATAACGATTTAGAAGAGGTTCTGGAAATGTTTCCGAAAATGAAGCTAACAGTAGAGAATAAGTTTAAAGTTCTTTCCGGGGAAGTGGACATATTTGACAGCGCAAATATTTATGTGGAAAGTTTCAATATAAAAGTAATAGTTCCGCCAAGATATCCGTATCAGTTTCCCCGACTATTTGAAATAGGAAATAAATTTGAACATGTTCCAGACAGGCATGTAAGTGAAGACGGATCTTGTTGTGTATGCTCACTCCAGGAAGAAAATTTGGTAGCTCAAAGAGGAATGACTATAAAGAATTTTTTTCTAAAGTATGTTTTACCTTATCTGGCTAATCAATTGTATTTTGATTCTCAGGGCAGGTGGGCAAATGGAGATTTTGATCATGGAGATATGGGAATTTTTCAGTATTACAGTGAACTTTTAAAATTAGGAAATGTTACTGAGGTTATCGAGTTTTTAGCTCTTTTTAATGTCACAAAACTTTATAGAAATGATGTTTGTTTTTGTGGTAGTGGTAAAAAGCTTAAGAGATGTCATGAGGATGCTTATCAAGTGTTTAAAGGCTTATCAAAAAAAAGAAGAGAAACTGATTTGTTTGAATTACGGAGTTTAGTCAAAAAAATGAGTAAGAAAATAAAAGAAGAAGAATTATAA
- a CDS encoding DUF2188 domain-containing protein, whose translation MPNYQVTRKKGQEGWNVRKANGQRASAITSTQKEDEKLAKQFLANSGG comes from the coding sequence ATGCCAAATTATCAAGTTACTCGGAAAAAAGGGCAGGAGGGATGGAATGTTCGAAAAGCAAATGGACAAAGAGCATCAGCAATTACATCTACACAAAAGGAGGATGAAAAATTAGCTAAGCAATTTTTAGCAAATTCAGGAGGTTGA